A portion of the Lolium rigidum isolate FL_2022 chromosome 1, APGP_CSIRO_Lrig_0.1, whole genome shotgun sequence genome contains these proteins:
- the LOC124649901 gene encoding uncharacterized protein LOC124649901 isoform X2: MPPTPTRQTLVVGSGGGAGGAAANTSTSRCILNARGLNLDFPTLLLDGLDFQLEPLLDLAVPASPRCCGGALLLLLMIQYYLGYLHDDYYVFLAYDLSFRCCWTGVVSPNHNHGGGRHPSGISKDDQTQIQWLRDSRRKKLTHPACSPCFHSWYMASLLHVSTTIYLKRF; the protein is encoded by the exons ATGCCTCCTACACCCACGCGGCAAACCCTAGTCGTGGGATCTGGCGGCGGTGCTGGCGGTGCTGCTGCGAACACCAGCACATCCCGCTGCATCCTCAACGCCCGTGGCCTCAACCTCGACTTCCCGACCCTCCTCCTCGACGGTCTCGACTTCCAACTTGAGCCCCTGCTCGACCTAGCTGTCCCGGCCTCCCCACGGTGTTGTGGTGgtgcattgctgctgctgctgatgatCCAGTACTACCTCGGCTACCTCCACGACGACTACTACGTCTTCCTCGCCTACGACCTCAGTTTCCGCTGCTGCTGGACGGGGGTGGTTTCACCGAACCATAACCATGGTGGTGGTCGCCATCCGTCAG GTATCTCCAAGGATGACCAGACTCAGATCCAATGGCTACGAGACAGCCGAAGAAAAAAGTTGACCCATCCAGCATGCTCTCCTTGCTTCCACTCTTGGTACATGGCCAGTCTCCTGCACGTTTCCACAACAATTTACCTGAAAAG GTTTTGA
- the LOC124649901 gene encoding uncharacterized protein LOC124649901 isoform X1, producing MPPTPTRQTLVVGSGGGAGGAAANTSTSRCILNARGLNLDFPTLLLDGLDFQLEPLLDLAVPASPRCCGGALLLLLMIQYYLGYLHDDYYVFLAYDLSFRCCWTGVVSPNHNHGGGRHPSGISKDDQTQIQWLRDSRRKKLTHPACSPCFHSWYMASLLHVSTTIYLKRWLSLARMSQMKASVWVYKMQLVLVLFIPF from the exons ATGCCTCCTACACCCACGCGGCAAACCCTAGTCGTGGGATCTGGCGGCGGTGCTGGCGGTGCTGCTGCGAACACCAGCACATCCCGCTGCATCCTCAACGCCCGTGGCCTCAACCTCGACTTCCCGACCCTCCTCCTCGACGGTCTCGACTTCCAACTTGAGCCCCTGCTCGACCTAGCTGTCCCGGCCTCCCCACGGTGTTGTGGTGgtgcattgctgctgctgctgatgatCCAGTACTACCTCGGCTACCTCCACGACGACTACTACGTCTTCCTCGCCTACGACCTCAGTTTCCGCTGCTGCTGGACGGGGGTGGTTTCACCGAACCATAACCATGGTGGTGGTCGCCATCCGTCAG GTATCTCCAAGGATGACCAGACTCAGATCCAATGGCTACGAGACAGCCGAAGAAAAAAGTTGACCCATCCAGCATGCTCTCCTTGCTTCCACTCTTGGTACATGGCCAGTCTCCTGCACGTTTCCACAACAATTTACCTGAAAAG GTGGTTGAGCCTTGCAAGGATGTCACAGATGAAGGCATCTGTATGGGTATACAAAATGCAACTGGTCCTAGTACTCTTTATCCCATTCTGA